One part of the Rhodococcus oxybenzonivorans genome encodes these proteins:
- a CDS encoding 2-keto-4-pentenoate hydratase — protein MLSNQLRTELADQLDAAERSRIPVGPLTAAHPDIDVVDAYEIALINIRRRLQHGAKVVGHKVGLSSLAMQQMMGVDEPDYGHLLADMEVFEDQPVDTARFCYPRVEVEVAFVLGADLPGADCTEQDVLDATVAYAPSIELIDSRIKDWKIGLADTIADNASSAGFVLGTDRVRPSDIDIKAIDAVLTRNGELIAEGRSDAVLGNPVTAVAWLARKVDSFGVRLRAGDIVLPGSCTRAIDARPGDHFRAEFSGLGTVSLQFK, from the coding sequence ATGCTCTCGAACCAACTACGCACCGAGCTGGCCGATCAGCTCGACGCCGCAGAGCGCAGTCGCATTCCCGTCGGGCCCCTGACCGCCGCCCATCCGGACATCGACGTCGTCGACGCATACGAGATCGCGTTGATCAACATCCGCCGCCGGCTGCAGCACGGCGCGAAGGTTGTCGGGCACAAGGTAGGTCTGTCGTCTCTCGCCATGCAGCAGATGATGGGTGTCGACGAACCCGACTACGGGCATCTGCTCGCCGACATGGAGGTGTTCGAGGACCAACCCGTCGACACGGCTCGGTTCTGCTACCCGAGAGTCGAGGTTGAGGTGGCTTTCGTCCTCGGCGCCGATCTTCCGGGAGCGGACTGCACCGAGCAGGACGTCCTCGATGCCACAGTGGCGTACGCGCCGTCCATCGAGTTGATCGACAGCCGCATCAAGGACTGGAAGATCGGCCTGGCCGACACTATCGCCGACAACGCGTCTTCCGCAGGGTTCGTGCTCGGCACCGACCGGGTGCGCCCGTCCGACATCGACATCAAGGCCATCGACGCCGTCCTGACCCGCAACGGTGAGCTCATCGCCGAGGGCCGCAGCGACGCGGTGCTCGGCAACCCGGTGACGGCCGTCGCCTGGCTGGCGCGGAAGGTCGACAGTTTCGGCGTCCGGTTGAGAGCCGGCGACATCGTGCTTCCCGGTTCGTGCACCCGCGCCATCGACGCTCGTCCCGGCGATCACTTTCGAGCCGAGTTCAGTGGACTCGGAACCGTCTCTCTGCAGTTCAAGTAG
- a CDS encoding acetaldehyde dehydrogenase (acetylating) gives MTKASVAIVGSGNISTDLLYKLQRSEWLEPRWMIGIDPDSEGLARARKLGLETSAEGVDWLLNQPEKPDLVFEATSAYVHREAAPRYEAAGIRAVDLTPAAVGPAVVPPANLREHLGAPNVNMITCGGQATIPIVYAVSRVVSVPYAEIVASVASVSAGPGTRANIDEFTKTTSRGIETIGGAQRGKAIIILNPADPPMIMRDTIFCAIPEDADRAAITDSIHRVVADIQQYVPGYRLLNEPQFDDPSVVSGGQATVTTFVEVEGAGDFLPPYAGNLDIMTAAATKVGEEIAQKLLSVEA, from the coding sequence ATGACCAAGGCAAGTGTGGCGATCGTCGGTTCAGGCAACATCAGCACCGACCTGCTCTACAAACTGCAGCGATCCGAATGGCTCGAGCCGCGGTGGATGATCGGCATCGATCCCGACAGCGAGGGCCTCGCCCGCGCGCGCAAGCTGGGTCTGGAGACGTCCGCCGAGGGCGTCGACTGGTTGCTGAACCAGCCGGAGAAGCCCGACCTGGTGTTCGAGGCGACCTCCGCCTACGTGCACCGCGAGGCGGCGCCCCGATACGAGGCAGCAGGCATCCGGGCTGTCGACCTGACACCGGCCGCGGTCGGGCCCGCCGTCGTCCCGCCGGCCAACCTGCGTGAACACCTCGGCGCCCCCAACGTCAACATGATCACCTGCGGGGGGCAGGCCACCATCCCGATCGTGTACGCGGTGTCCCGGGTCGTGTCCGTGCCCTACGCCGAGATCGTCGCCTCGGTCGCATCGGTCTCCGCCGGCCCCGGCACCCGCGCCAACATCGACGAGTTCACCAAGACCACCAGCCGTGGCATCGAGACCATCGGCGGGGCGCAGCGCGGCAAGGCCATCATCATCCTCAACCCGGCCGACCCGCCGATGATCATGCGCGACACGATCTTCTGCGCGATCCCCGAGGATGCCGACCGTGCCGCCATCACTGATTCCATCCACCGGGTGGTGGCGGACATCCAGCAGTACGTCCCCGGTTACCGGCTGCTCAACGAACCGCAGTTCGACGACCCCAGCGTCGTGTCCGGCGGACAGGCCACGGTCACCACCTTCGTCGAGGTCGAGGGGGCAGGCGACTTCCTGCCCCCGTACGCGGGCAACCTCGACATCATGACCGCAGCGGCAACCAAGGTGGGCGAAGAGATCGCCCAGAAGCTCCTGAGCGTGGAGGCGTGA
- the dmpG gene encoding 4-hydroxy-2-oxovalerate aldolase, with translation MVHFDPSWDIRVTDTSLRDGSHHKRHQFTGDEVRAIVGALDNAGVPVIEVTHGDGLGGSSFNYGFSKVPEQELISIAVDTAKNAKIAFLMLPGLGIKDDIIVAQDNGASICRIATHCTEADVSIQHFGLARERGLETVGFLMMAHSIAPEKLAKQARIMADAGCQCVYVVDSAGALVLEQVSDRVEALVQELGSDAQVGFHGHENLGLGVANSIAAVRAGAKQIDGSTRRFGAGAGNAPVEAFVGVCDKIGVKTGIDFFAIADAAEDVVRPVMPAECLLDRQALMMGYAGVYSSFLKHAERQAERYGVSSAELLVRAGKRKLVGGQEDQLIDIALELQKERL, from the coding sequence ATGGTTCATTTCGACCCCAGCTGGGACATTCGCGTCACCGACACGTCGTTGCGGGACGGCTCCCACCACAAGCGCCATCAGTTCACCGGTGACGAGGTGCGGGCGATCGTCGGCGCCCTCGACAATGCGGGAGTCCCCGTCATCGAGGTCACTCACGGTGACGGATTGGGCGGTTCGTCGTTCAACTACGGCTTCTCCAAGGTGCCCGAGCAGGAACTCATCTCCATCGCCGTCGACACGGCGAAGAACGCGAAAATCGCCTTCCTGATGCTGCCCGGCCTGGGTATCAAGGACGACATCATCGTCGCTCAGGACAACGGCGCGTCGATCTGCCGGATCGCGACCCATTGCACCGAGGCGGACGTCTCGATCCAGCACTTCGGACTGGCCCGCGAGCGCGGCCTCGAAACCGTCGGCTTCCTCATGATGGCTCACTCCATTGCGCCGGAGAAGCTCGCCAAGCAGGCCCGGATCATGGCGGACGCCGGATGCCAGTGCGTCTACGTCGTCGACTCGGCCGGTGCCCTCGTCCTCGAGCAGGTGTCCGACCGGGTCGAAGCGCTGGTGCAGGAACTGGGGTCGGACGCGCAGGTAGGGTTCCACGGCCACGAGAACCTCGGTCTAGGAGTGGCCAACTCGATCGCCGCGGTCCGCGCGGGAGCTAAGCAGATCGACGGCAGCACAAGACGGTTCGGTGCCGGTGCCGGCAACGCCCCCGTCGAGGCGTTCGTGGGAGTATGCGACAAGATCGGTGTCAAGACCGGAATCGACTTCTTCGCGATCGCCGACGCCGCCGAGGACGTGGTACGGCCGGTGATGCCGGCCGAGTGTCTCCTCGACCGCCAGGCTCTGATGATGGGGTACGCAGGCGTGTACTCGAGCTTCCTCAAGCACGCCGAACGCCAAGCCGAGCGATACGGCGTCTCGTCCGCCGAACTCCTCGTCCGCGCAGGCAAGCGCAAGCTCGTCGGTGGACAGGAAGATCAGCTCATCGACATCGCGTTGGAGCTGCAAAAAGAGCGCCTGTGA
- a CDS encoding VOC family protein, which produces MTGRIVHFEIPFDDGERARAFYRDAFDWAIAEIPEMDYSMVTTGPVGESGMPTEPGFINGGMMQRDEVKSPVVVVDVESIDAALEKVESLGGKTVTGKTPVGTMGFAAYFTDTEGNMVGLWETAR; this is translated from the coding sequence ATGACAGGCAGAATCGTGCATTTCGAAATCCCCTTCGACGACGGCGAGCGCGCCCGCGCGTTCTACCGCGACGCGTTCGACTGGGCCATCGCCGAGATCCCGGAGATGGACTACAGCATGGTCACCACCGGACCGGTGGGCGAGAGCGGAATGCCCACCGAGCCCGGGTTCATCAACGGCGGCATGATGCAGCGCGACGAGGTGAAGTCCCCTGTCGTCGTCGTCGACGTCGAGAGCATCGACGCCGCACTGGAGAAGGTCGAATCGCTCGGCGGAAAGACGGTCACCGGCAAGACACCCGTCGGCACGATGGGGTTCGCCGCCTACTTCACCGATACCGAAGGCAACATGGTCGGGCTCTGGGAAACAGCCCGCTGA
- a CDS encoding Rieske 2Fe-2S domain-containing protein yields the protein MAQIREIDVGTVQTRFARGWHCLGLTKTFKDGNPHSVLAFGTKLVVFADSKGELKVLDAYCRHMGGDLSQGSVKGDSVACPFHDWRWGGNGKCTSIPYARRVPPIARTRSWTTLERNGQLFVWNDPEGNPPPDEVTIPRIDGAYSDEWTDWTWNSMLIEGANCREIIDNVVDMAHFFYIHYAFPTYFKNVFEGHIATQYLNTKGRPDVGMATQYGMESLLRSEAAYYGPSYMINPLWNSYGGYEVESVLINCHYPVTNNSFMLQYGVTVKKPTGIDDDTADKLAAKFTEGIAEGFLQDVEIWKNKTKIDNPLLCEEDGPVYQLRRWYDQFYVDVADVTEKMTQRFEFEVDTTKANEAWQHEVEENLARQKAEREAAEQTVTAGSENKEAQV from the coding sequence ATGGCGCAGATTCGCGAGATCGATGTAGGCACTGTCCAGACCCGCTTCGCGCGTGGTTGGCACTGCCTCGGCTTGACCAAGACATTCAAGGACGGCAATCCGCATTCGGTCCTGGCTTTCGGCACCAAGCTCGTAGTCTTCGCCGACAGCAAAGGCGAACTGAAAGTTCTGGACGCCTACTGCCGCCACATGGGCGGTGACCTCTCCCAGGGTTCGGTCAAGGGCGATTCCGTGGCGTGCCCGTTCCACGACTGGCGCTGGGGCGGCAACGGCAAGTGCACGAGCATTCCCTACGCACGCCGGGTGCCGCCGATCGCGCGGACGCGGTCGTGGACCACGCTGGAGCGGAACGGGCAGCTCTTCGTCTGGAACGACCCCGAGGGCAATCCGCCGCCCGACGAGGTGACCATCCCCCGGATCGACGGCGCATACAGCGACGAATGGACCGACTGGACCTGGAACTCGATGCTGATCGAAGGCGCCAATTGCCGCGAAATCATCGACAACGTGGTCGACATGGCGCACTTCTTCTACATCCACTACGCATTTCCGACGTACTTCAAGAACGTCTTCGAAGGCCACATCGCGACCCAGTACCTCAACACGAAGGGTCGCCCCGACGTGGGGATGGCGACGCAGTACGGCATGGAGTCGCTGTTGCGCTCCGAGGCCGCGTACTACGGGCCGTCCTACATGATCAATCCGCTGTGGAACAGTTACGGCGGGTACGAGGTCGAGAGCGTCCTCATCAACTGCCACTATCCGGTGACGAACAATTCGTTCATGCTCCAGTACGGCGTCACCGTCAAGAAGCCGACCGGCATCGACGACGACACCGCCGACAAGTTGGCGGCCAAGTTCACCGAGGGCATCGCCGAGGGCTTCCTGCAGGACGTCGAAATCTGGAAGAACAAGACCAAGATCGACAATCCCCTGCTGTGCGAAGAGGACGGCCCGGTCTACCAGCTGCGACGGTGGTACGACCAGTTCTACGTCGATGTCGCCGACGTCACCGAGAAGATGACGCAGCGTTTCGAGTTCGAGGTCGACACCACCAAGGCCAACGAGGCCTGGCAGCACGAGGTGGAGGAGAACCTGGCCCGGCAGAAGGCCGAGCGAGAGGCCGCGGAGCAGACGGTGACCGCCGGCTCCGAGAACAAGGAAGCGCAGGTCTGA
- the hsaA gene encoding 3-hydroxy-9,10-secoandrosta-1,3,5(10)-triene-9,17-dione monooxygenase oxygenase subunit: MQRLEALLPTLRERAQETEDLRRIPDESIKALQESGFFKLLQPEQWGGFQADPVLFYSAVRKIASACGSTGWVSSIIGVHNWHLGLFTQQAQEDVWGKDTDVRISSSYAPMGAGQVVDGGYTVNGAWAWSSGCDHASWAVLGGPVIKDGRPVDFGSFLIPREDYRIDDVWNVVGLRGTGSNTVVVKDVFVPRHRFLSFKAMSNLTAPGLEQNTAPVYKMPWGTIHPTTISAPIVGMAYGAYDAHVEHQGKRVRAAFAGEKAKDDPFAKVRIAEASSDIDAAWRQLSGNVADEYACLLAGRDVPFELRLRARRDQVRATGRAISSIDKLFESSGATALANGTPLQRFWRDAHAGRVHAANDPERAYVMYGTGEFGLPITDTMV, from the coding sequence ATGCAGCGGCTCGAGGCGCTACTGCCGACACTGCGCGAGCGTGCGCAGGAAACCGAGGATCTACGTCGCATCCCCGACGAATCGATCAAGGCACTCCAGGAGTCCGGCTTCTTCAAACTGCTTCAGCCGGAGCAGTGGGGCGGCTTCCAGGCCGATCCGGTGCTGTTCTACTCCGCGGTGCGGAAGATCGCGAGTGCCTGCGGCTCCACCGGATGGGTCTCGTCGATCATCGGAGTTCACAACTGGCATCTCGGCCTCTTCACCCAGCAGGCGCAGGAAGATGTGTGGGGCAAGGACACCGATGTGCGCATCTCGTCCTCCTACGCCCCGATGGGCGCCGGCCAGGTGGTCGACGGTGGTTACACGGTGAACGGTGCCTGGGCATGGTCGTCCGGGTGTGATCACGCCAGCTGGGCAGTGCTCGGTGGTCCCGTTATCAAGGACGGGCGGCCGGTCGACTTCGGCAGCTTCCTCATTCCCCGCGAGGACTATCGCATCGACGACGTGTGGAACGTGGTGGGACTGAGGGGAACCGGCAGCAACACGGTGGTGGTGAAGGACGTGTTCGTTCCCCGCCACCGCTTCCTGAGTTTCAAGGCGATGAGCAACCTGACAGCCCCCGGGCTCGAGCAGAACACCGCCCCGGTGTACAAAATGCCGTGGGGGACGATTCATCCGACCACGATTTCCGCTCCGATCGTCGGTATGGCCTACGGCGCGTACGACGCACACGTCGAGCATCAGGGCAAGCGTGTCCGCGCAGCATTCGCCGGTGAGAAGGCAAAGGACGATCCGTTCGCCAAGGTCCGGATCGCCGAGGCGTCCAGCGACATCGACGCCGCCTGGCGGCAGCTGTCGGGCAACGTGGCCGACGAGTACGCGTGTCTTCTCGCCGGGCGCGACGTGCCCTTCGAACTCCGTCTCCGCGCGCGACGTGACCAGGTACGCGCCACGGGCCGGGCCATTTCGTCGATCGACAAGCTGTTCGAGAGTTCCGGTGCCACGGCGCTGGCCAACGGCACACCATTGCAACGCTTCTGGCGGGACGCTCATGCCGGACGCGTGCACGCGGCAAATGATCCCGAGCGGGCGTACGTGATGTACGGCACCGGTGAATTCGGTTTGCCGATCACGGACACGATGGTTTAG
- the hsaD gene encoding 4,5:9,10-diseco-3-hydroxy-5,9,17-trioxoandrosta-1(10),2-diene-4-oate hydrolase, producing the protein MTTTEEALTFESTSKFAQVRPDLRLHYHEAGVGNGPTIVLLHGGGPGASSWSNFARNIPVLAEKFHVLAVDQPGYGLSDKPTEHPQYFGHSASALNDLLDTLDISGRVHLLGNSLGGGAAVRFALDYPDRAGRLVLMGPGGLSVNLFAPDPTEGVKNLGKFSYEPTRENLEAFLRIMVFDQKLITPELIEERFAAASTPESLAAAKAMGKSFSSAGFEQGMLWRDAYKLRQRVLLIWGREDRVNPLDGALVALKLIPRAQLHVFGGCGHWAQLEKFDEFNRLAADFLLDGGK; encoded by the coding sequence GTGACGACGACCGAGGAAGCTCTCACATTCGAGTCCACGTCCAAGTTCGCGCAGGTACGACCCGACCTGAGACTGCACTATCACGAGGCAGGTGTCGGCAACGGCCCCACAATCGTGCTGCTGCACGGCGGCGGACCCGGCGCGTCGTCGTGGTCGAACTTTGCGAGAAACATTCCGGTTCTTGCCGAGAAGTTCCACGTCTTGGCGGTCGATCAACCGGGTTACGGGTTGTCTGACAAGCCCACCGAGCACCCGCAGTATTTCGGGCACAGCGCCTCGGCGCTGAACGATCTGCTCGACACCCTCGACATCAGCGGGCGGGTCCACCTGCTCGGTAATTCCCTCGGTGGCGGTGCCGCCGTGCGGTTCGCTCTCGACTATCCCGATCGCGCAGGACGTCTCGTCCTGATGGGCCCGGGCGGGTTGAGTGTCAACCTGTTCGCCCCCGACCCGACCGAGGGCGTCAAAAACCTCGGTAAGTTCAGCTACGAGCCGACCCGGGAAAACCTCGAGGCCTTCCTGCGCATCATGGTGTTCGATCAGAAATTGATCACCCCCGAATTGATCGAGGAACGTTTCGCCGCAGCGAGTACCCCGGAGTCGCTCGCGGCGGCGAAGGCGATGGGGAAGTCGTTCTCCTCCGCGGGCTTCGAGCAGGGCATGCTGTGGCGGGACGCGTACAAGCTCCGTCAGCGGGTCCTGTTGATCTGGGGACGAGAGGACCGGGTCAATCCGCTCGACGGGGCGCTGGTGGCACTCAAGCTGATTCCGCGTGCGCAACTGCACGTCTTCGGTGGGTGCGGGCACTGGGCGCAGCTCGAGAAGTTCGACGAATTCAACCGATTGGCAGCCGATTTCCTCCTGGACGGGGGCAAGTGA
- the hsaC gene encoding iron-dependent extradiol dioxygenase HsaC, with product MGIRSLAYMRIEATDMAAWREYGLKVLGMVEGKGSDPDALYLRMDDFPARLVIFPGDHDRLSVSGWETANAAELQEVRDSLSVAGVAFKEGTVEQLQDRRVDELITFEDPSGNTLEAFHGAALEHRRVVSPYGHKFVTGEQGLGHVVLSTTDDDASLRFYRDVLGFRLRDSMRLPPQMVGRPADGKPAWLRFFGCNPRHHSLAFLPMPTPSGIVHLMIEVENSDDVGLCLDRALRKKVKMSATLGRHVNDLMLSFYMKTPGGFDIEFGCEGRQVEDESWVARESTAVSLWGHDFGVGMQS from the coding sequence ATGGGTATTCGGTCACTGGCGTACATGCGTATCGAAGCCACCGACATGGCCGCGTGGCGTGAGTACGGACTCAAAGTTCTGGGCATGGTCGAGGGGAAGGGCAGCGACCCCGATGCCCTGTATCTACGGATGGACGACTTTCCGGCTCGGCTCGTCATCTTCCCCGGCGACCACGACCGACTGTCGGTGTCGGGCTGGGAGACGGCCAATGCCGCGGAGCTGCAAGAGGTCCGCGACAGCTTGTCGGTTGCCGGCGTCGCGTTCAAGGAGGGGACCGTCGAGCAGCTGCAGGACCGCCGAGTCGACGAGCTGATCACCTTCGAGGACCCGTCGGGCAACACACTGGAGGCGTTTCACGGTGCGGCGCTGGAGCACCGCCGCGTGGTCAGCCCCTACGGGCACAAATTCGTGACCGGCGAACAGGGACTCGGCCACGTCGTGCTTTCCACCACCGACGACGACGCCTCGCTGCGCTTCTATCGTGACGTTCTCGGGTTCCGTCTGCGCGACTCCATGCGGTTGCCGCCGCAGATGGTCGGGCGGCCGGCCGACGGGAAACCCGCGTGGCTGCGTTTCTTCGGCTGCAATCCGCGGCATCACAGTCTCGCGTTTCTACCGATGCCCACGCCCAGCGGGATCGTGCACCTCATGATCGAGGTGGAGAACTCCGACGATGTCGGTCTGTGCCTGGATCGAGCACTGCGGAAGAAGGTCAAGATGTCGGCGACCCTCGGCCGCCACGTCAACGACCTCATGCTCTCGTTCTACATGAAGACCCCGGGCGGCTTCGACATCGAATTCGGCTGCGAGGGAAGGCAGGTCGAAGACGAGAGCTGGGTCGCGAGGGAGAGCACGGCGGTCAGTCTGTGGGGCCACGACTTCGGTGTCGGGATGCAGTCGTGA
- the hsaB gene encoding 3-hydroxy-9,10-secoandrosta-1,3,5(10)-triene-9,17-dione monooxygenase reductase subunit, with amino-acid sequence MSEVTGDGAVAAEAIDPRRFRTVLGQFCTGVTIITTIDDGVPVGFACQSFAALSLEPPLVLFCPTKTSRSWAAIERSGVFCVNVLAEEQQSTCARFGSRDPDKFAGIDWTESPLGSPILTGSLAHIDCTLETVHDGGDHWVVFGRVASLSEIREERPLLFYRGQYTGIEPDKTVPAPWRDDLEAFLTTSSEDTWL; translated from the coding sequence GTGAGCGAGGTGACCGGGGACGGGGCCGTCGCGGCCGAGGCGATCGACCCGCGACGGTTCCGCACGGTGCTCGGCCAGTTCTGCACCGGCGTCACCATCATCACGACGATCGACGACGGCGTGCCCGTGGGGTTCGCGTGCCAGTCCTTCGCCGCGCTGTCCCTCGAGCCTCCGCTCGTGTTGTTCTGTCCCACCAAGACGTCGAGGTCGTGGGCGGCCATCGAACGCAGTGGTGTCTTCTGCGTGAACGTGCTCGCCGAGGAGCAGCAGTCGACGTGTGCGCGATTCGGGTCCCGCGACCCGGACAAGTTCGCCGGGATCGACTGGACGGAGTCGCCGCTGGGCTCACCCATTCTCACCGGTTCGCTCGCCCACATCGACTGCACACTCGAGACCGTGCACGACGGTGGCGATCACTGGGTGGTGTTCGGCCGCGTGGCGTCGCTCAGCGAAATCAGGGAGGAGCGACCCCTGCTGTTCTACCGCGGGCAGTACACGGGCATCGAACCCGACAAGACCGTGCCCGCGCCGTGGCGTGACGACCTCGAGGCTTTTCTCACCACGTCGTCGGAAGACACCTGGCTGTAG
- a CDS encoding NAD-dependent succinate-semialdehyde dehydrogenase: protein MLEEVAIRSVQTGLFIGGKWRDSARTMPVHDPSTGQILCTVADADAAEAREALDAAVAAQPSWAATTPRERSTILMNAHRLLLDNTDRLALVMTLEMGKPLTEARGEIAYAAEFFRWFAEEAVRIDGGYMTAPGGGSRFVVTRQPVGPSLLITPWNFPMAMGTRKIGPAIAAGCTSVIKPAAQTPLSILALADILTEAGLPDGVVNVVTTSRPDEVISPLILDGRARKLSFTGSTAVGKHLLELCARTVMRTSMELGGNAPFLVFDDANLDDAVDGAMAAKMRNIGQACTAANRILVHSSVAEEFTRKLTQRMEALPVGRGTEDGVVVGPLIDEAAVAKVSTLVADAVGRGASVLTGGEPLDRPGNFYPATVLTGVPDDAEMCHNEIFGPVAAISTFDTEAEAIERANDTPYGLVAYVYTENLKRGLRVSEALETGMVGLNQGVVSNPAAPFGGVKESGLGREGGLTGIDEFLETKYIGVAM from the coding sequence ATGCTCGAGGAAGTAGCAATTCGTTCGGTGCAGACCGGTCTCTTCATCGGCGGGAAGTGGCGTGACAGCGCCCGCACCATGCCGGTCCACGACCCGTCGACCGGACAGATCCTGTGCACGGTCGCCGACGCCGACGCCGCGGAGGCCCGCGAGGCGCTCGACGCAGCGGTGGCGGCGCAACCGTCGTGGGCCGCCACCACTCCCCGCGAACGCAGCACCATCCTCATGAACGCGCACCGCCTGCTGCTCGACAACACCGATCGGCTCGCCCTCGTCATGACCCTCGAGATGGGTAAGCCGCTCACCGAGGCGCGCGGCGAAATCGCCTACGCCGCCGAGTTCTTCCGGTGGTTCGCCGAGGAAGCAGTCCGTATCGACGGCGGTTACATGACCGCACCCGGAGGTGGGTCGCGATTCGTGGTGACCAGGCAGCCCGTCGGACCGAGCCTGCTCATCACTCCGTGGAACTTCCCCATGGCGATGGGGACCCGCAAGATCGGGCCGGCCATTGCTGCCGGATGCACGTCGGTGATCAAGCCCGCCGCGCAGACTCCACTCTCCATCCTCGCCCTCGCCGACATCCTCACCGAAGCCGGACTGCCCGATGGTGTGGTCAACGTGGTGACCACCTCTCGACCGGACGAGGTGATCAGTCCGCTGATCCTCGACGGCCGCGCCCGCAAACTGTCGTTCACGGGATCGACCGCGGTGGGCAAGCACCTCCTCGAACTGTGCGCGCGCACGGTGATGCGCACTTCGATGGAACTCGGCGGGAACGCGCCGTTCCTCGTCTTCGACGACGCAAATCTCGACGATGCCGTCGACGGTGCCATGGCGGCGAAGATGCGCAACATCGGCCAAGCCTGCACGGCCGCGAACCGAATCCTCGTGCACAGTTCGGTAGCCGAGGAGTTCACGCGCAAGCTCACACAGCGGATGGAGGCACTGCCCGTCGGGCGCGGCACCGAGGACGGCGTCGTGGTCGGACCGCTCATCGACGAGGCGGCGGTCGCGAAGGTGAGCACTCTTGTCGCGGACGCGGTCGGGCGCGGCGCCTCCGTTCTGACCGGTGGCGAACCACTAGACCGCCCCGGCAACTTCTACCCGGCAACCGTCTTGACGGGCGTGCCGGACGACGCCGAGATGTGCCACAACGAAATCTTCGGACCCGTGGCCGCGATCAGCACCTTCGACACCGAGGCGGAGGCGATCGAGCGGGCCAACGACACCCCGTACGGGCTGGTGGCCTACGTCTACACCGAGAACCTGAAACGCGGTCTGCGAGTAAGCGAAGCCCTCGAAACGGGAATGGTGGGCCTCAACCAGGGAGTCGTGTCCAACCCGGCGGCACCGTTCGGCGGGGTGAAGGAATCCGGGCTGGGCCGCGAAGGTGGGCTCACCGGCATCGACGAGTTCCTCGAAACCAAATACATCGGAGTCGCGATGTGA
- a CDS encoding aspartate aminotransferase family protein: MTRLSPLLAQATPVTVDHGEGCYLYGTDGRRYLDFTAGIGVTSTGHCHPHVVEAARRQVGSLIHGQYTTVMHQPLLELTERLGAVLPENLDSLFFANSGSEAVEASLRLARQSTGRPNVIVFHGGFHGRTVATATMTTSGTRFSAGFSPLMGGVHVAPFPNAYRYGWSEEEATAFALKELDYIFATLTAPNETAAFVVEPVLGEGGYVPGNTTFFHGLRERADRYGILLVIDEIQTGFGRTGKFFGHQHFDVQPDIITIAKGLASGFPLSGIAASAELMAKGWPGSQGGTYGGNAVSCAAAVATLEVIEKEGLVTNAAERGAQLLEGARRTAGAGVGDIRGLGLLVGSEFTAPDGTPDRATATAAQQLAARKGLLLLTCGAHMNVVRMVPPLIVSEQQVEDALAIWSEVLDEM; the protein is encoded by the coding sequence GTGACTCGGTTATCTCCGCTGCTTGCACAAGCCACACCTGTGACGGTCGACCACGGCGAGGGGTGCTACCTCTACGGCACGGACGGCCGCCGTTACCTCGACTTCACCGCGGGAATCGGGGTAACCAGCACCGGCCACTGCCACCCCCACGTGGTCGAGGCTGCCCGCCGGCAGGTCGGCTCGCTCATCCACGGGCAGTACACGACGGTCATGCACCAGCCGTTACTTGAACTCACGGAGCGGCTCGGGGCGGTGCTGCCCGAAAACCTCGACTCGTTGTTCTTCGCGAACTCGGGAAGTGAGGCAGTGGAAGCGTCGCTGCGCCTCGCCCGTCAGTCGACCGGCCGGCCGAACGTGATCGTCTTTCACGGTGGCTTCCACGGCCGCACTGTGGCGACGGCGACGATGACCACCTCGGGTACCCGGTTCTCGGCCGGGTTCAGTCCGCTGATGGGCGGTGTGCACGTTGCCCCGTTCCCCAACGCCTACCGCTACGGCTGGTCGGAGGAAGAAGCCACGGCCTTCGCGCTGAAGGAACTGGACTACATCTTCGCCACGCTCACCGCGCCGAACGAGACCGCGGCATTCGTGGTCGAGCCGGTACTCGGCGAGGGCGGATACGTGCCCGGCAACACGACGTTCTTCCACGGACTGCGCGAGCGCGCCGACCGATACGGAATCCTCCTCGTCATCGACGAAATTCAGACCGGATTCGGCCGCACCGGCAAGTTCTTCGGACACCAGCATTTCGACGTCCAGCCTGACATCATCACCATCGCCAAGGGCCTCGCCAGTGGGTTCCCGTTGTCGGGGATCGCGGCGTCGGCCGAACTCATGGCCAAGGGATGGCCGGGTTCGCAGGGCGGAACGTACGGCGGCAACGCCGTGTCCTGCGCTGCCGCGGTCGCGACGCTCGAGGTGATCGAGAAGGAGGGTCTTGTCACCAACGCTGCGGAGCGCGGGGCGCAGCTCCTCGAGGGTGCTCGCCGCACCGCCGGTGCGGGCGTCGGGGACATTCGGGGACTGGGACTGCTCGTCGGTAGTGAATTCACCGCGCCCGACGGAACACCGGACCGTGCGACGGCGACCGCAGCCCAGCAATTGGCCGCTCGGAAGGGCCTGCTCCTGCTGACCTGCGGCGCCCACATGAACGTGGTACGCATGGTCCCACCGCTCATCGTGTCCGAGCAGCAGGTCGAGGACGCGCTCGCGATCTGGTCCGAGGTGCTCGACGAGATGTAA